Below is a window of Lacibacter sp. H407 DNA.
AGTGATCTAATTCAAGTACTTTCTAAACAAGATCATGAGGTTATTGGTTTGACACATACTGAAATTGAGATTTCCAATATTGATAGTGTGAATAACACATTGAAGTCAATTAAACCTGATTTCATTATAAATACAGCAGCTTACCATGTTGTTCCTGAAGCGGAAAAATTCCCTCATGAAGCATTTAGGGTTAATGGATCGGGCGTACTTAATCTTGCAAAAATTTGTGCTAGCGAAAACATCAAGCTTGTACATTATAGTACAGACTATGTATTTGATGGACTAAAAAAAACGGCCTATACAGAAATTGACACCCCCAATCCCTTAAATGTTTATGCTAATACCAAATTAGCTGGAGAACATTTTGCACGAAACTATTGCGACTCAGCATACGTAGTTCGTGTATCTGGAATTTATGGTTCAGTTCCATGCAGAGCTAAAGGAGGGAATTTCATCACGACAATGATTAAGCTAGCGAAAGAAAAACCTGAAGTAAGAGTTGTAAGTGATGAAATATTAACACCTACTTCAACTCTTGAAATTGCTAAAAATACCGCTGAACTTATTAAAACAGATGCATTTGGACTATATCACATGACTTGTGAAGGAGAGGTTTCCTGGTATGAGTTTGCAAGAGCAATTTGGGACACATTGGATTTAAAGACCCCTTTATTACCAGCCAGTGTTAGGGATTTTCCGTTAGTTGTTAAAAGACCTTTCTATTCCGTCTTAGAGAACAACAATCTTAATCAATTAAGCATAAATAAGATGCCTACATGGAAACAGGCTCTGACTTCCTTTTTAACAAAGGAATTCAAATAAGATTCCCTTTAATAGCAGATTTTAATTGACTTGAAAATGTCGAATAACGAAATGGAATATACTGGAGAAAGATATGTACCAGAGTTATCTGCTGCAAAAATTAGCTACGAGCATTGGCATCGATACTTTTTTGCCGGCCGTTTTTGCAACCAAAAAAAGGTATTGGATATCGCAAGTGGCGAAGGTTTTGGATCAGCCTTCTTAGCAAAATCAGCCACTTCAGTAATCGGCGTTGACGTGTCTGAAGAAGCGATTAATCATGCAAACGAAAAGTACAGGATTCAGAATTTACAATTCCTGAAATCCAACGCTACACAACTGCCTTTTAATGACAACTTCTTTGATGTTATCGTCTCGTTTGAAACACTTGAGCATATTAACGAAGTGGATCAACAGTTATTTCTTAGCGAAGTTTCAAGAACTATTTGTCAGGATGGCTTATTGATTATCTCAACTCCAAACAAAAAAGTCTATTCAGATGAAGCTAATTACTCAAACCCCTATCATTTAGCTGAATTTTATAGAAAAGATTTTGAACTATTTCTAAGGCAGTTCTTTCCTAATGTTTCATTTTTTGAACAACAAATAATTGGTGGCAGTGAAATATCTAATGGAGATGATACGATATATACTATAGACCATCTTCATATGGGTGCAAATGAATATAAGCCAGGGAGAGCTGATTCTAAAAAAGAAAAAGAATATCTCATTGCAGTCTGTTCTAAAGAAACGCTTCCTTCTCTCCAGGGTAGCATTTTGTTAGATGATGATAATAGCCTTATAAATCAATATCAAAAACCACACTAATTTCTTATTTAAGAAACATTACCCATGTCGATTAATTTTAAGCCGGAAATATTAAAAGCAACAGAGAGCAAAGCAGATTTTGATATTAAATTTCGAAATGAATCGAATTTAACAGCCCAATTATGTGTCTTTTCATCCTATAGTTTTACTGGAGAAATTGATGAATACATTTATTACTATTTGCAGCAATTAAAAAAAGCAGGGTTTTCAATTGCATTTGTATCTACAAGTAAATTATCAAATAAGTGTATTAACATTCTTAGCGAATACGCCTTCCTAATAATTGAAAGAAAAAACACGTGTCCTGATTTTGGATCTTGGAAAATTGCATTGGAAATTCTAAACTTCCCACAGAATTTTGATGCAATTCTGCTGGCAAATGACAGTGTCTTTGGGCCTTTGTATGAGTTGCCTCCAATCATTAAATCCATGAAAAAGCGATTTGACATTTGGGGAATGACAGCAAGCCTTGAAATCGAATACCATTTACAAAGCTATTTTCTATATTTTTCAAAAAAGGTTATTCAAAGCAGTCATTGGAAAAGCTTCTGGCAAAATATCGATACCACACTCACCAAAACACAGGTTATAGGCCTTTATGAAGTGGGGCTCTCGAAGCATTTCTTGTCGGCAAATTTCAGCTTAGGTTCATACACTGATGTTGAAATATTAAGCAAAAGCCATCGTAATGGAGAAAAATACTTGAATCCAACTTTAGGCTTTTGGCGTTTGTTAATTGAACGCTTTGAATTCCCGTTTCTTAAGAGAGAAGTACTCATTAAAGAAGATATTGACAAAATTTACTGGCAAAGAGGATTATATGTTAACACAGGAAATTGGAAGAGTATAATCAAAAAAAATACAAACTACCCAGTAGAAAAAATTGATTCCTTTTTGAAAGAGTATTACGAAGTAAAAAAAGAAAATAATACAGACTATATCCTTCAAAAACGCAAGTTTTTGTTTCTTACACATAACATTGAAATAGGAGGGGCGCAGCGAGTGCTGCTGAACTTTCTAAAATGGCTGAAAACTAATACTGACATCCCTTTCGAAATTATAGTTTGCAGAGAAGGCCGACATGATTTACTGACAGAATTTTCTACTTTTGGAAATTTGACATTTTTCTACTCACTTTCAAACATTGAAAAAAATAGTATTAAAAACAGGCTTATCAGTGAAAATATTTCTCTGATTTTTTCAAATACTATGGTTAATGGGGAAGCAATGAAGTTTTTGTCATTTCTTGAAGTCCCCAAAATCATTTTTGTTCATGAGCTTTCATATGTGCTCAATCAGTTCTCCTCAATAACAGATAATCTTGATTGGTTTCGTACTGAGGTAGAACACTTTATTTGCTGTGCCGAATCTGTGCAAAAGAACTTAATTAATTTCTTACAACTAGAACCTGCAAAGACAAGTGTTATTAACGAGTTCATTGATATACAAGAAAATGATTTACAGTCTGACAACACAGAAAATTTACGAAAAGAATTAAACATACCGAATGATGCCTTCGTAATAGGCATGTCCGGGACTTTTGAATGGCGGAAATCAGCAGACTTGTTGCCAATTATTGGAATGAGCATCTGTAATAAAGCTGAAAATATTCATATAGTTTGGCTAGGTGCCGATAAAACCTGCCAACTATACAATGACATTTCTTTAGAAATAAACAAAACCAACTTTAAAAGTAAAATCCATTTGATCGAAAAACAACACGACTCTCAACCTTATTTTAAGTTGTTCAATGTTTTTTTAATGATCTCGAGGGAGGACCCTTTCCCACTTGTAAACCTTGAAAGTGGTGCTATGGGAACACCCGTTATCTGTTTTGAAAATACAGGTGGTTCTGAGGAATATGTGAAGCTTGGCACTGGTCACTCCGTTCCATATCTAGATATTCCTTCGTTGGTATCTAAAGTAATGGACTATTACCAAAATCCACATTTGTTGAAAAATGAAAGATCAAAAATTTCCTCAATCGTAAAACAAAACTTTTCAACTGAAATTCTGGCTCCAAAAGTTTTGAACGTTATTTCAAAAGAGTATGATATTACTGAGCTTGCACTTATAAAAGAACCATCTGTAACAATTCTTACACATATCTTTTTCGATCATACCTGGGAGGAAATAAAAACAAGTATCAGGCATTTCGACAGAGGTAATAATCATTTTTTATTTAGCATCAGTGAGGTCTGTATAAATAAGGATGCGATTATTTCTGACATAAAAAGAACTTTTAGAAACTCATACGTTATTGTTACCTCAAACGTTGGCCGTGACATTGGAAGTAAGTTTGCACTCATCGAATTATACTTAATGCTTGGCATTAATAGTAGTTACTTGATCTTTCTGCATGACAAGCAGAGCCTCCATACATTGGTTGGTGATTCTTGGAAGAAAAATCTTTTTAAAATATTAGACCCCAACAACTATAGAAGTATTATATCCCTTTTTGAAACCGAAAACGCAGGCATCATAGGTGCAAAAGAGCATTTCATTAATGAATATAATCCGCAAACAGAAACGTTTAGACATAATAATGATCTTTCAAAGGAGTACCTGAAAAATTACAAAATTCAAATTAATGACTATGAATATATTTCAGGTACGATTTATTGGTTAAAATCTTCGATAATAAAAGATTTCTTTACCACGCATAATCCAATTAACCTTCGACATGAACTCGAATCAGGCAACGTTCTTGATGAGAAGGTTAGCACGAAAGTTCATACGTGGGAACGTATGTTTTGTTGGATTACAAAAAATTCAGGACACACTATAAAAGGCATTTAATTAATATGGTATCAAACTACCTTTTTTTTATTGAGCAACCGATTGAATTTCTTTTATCCGAACATAAAAAGGAAAAAAAAGAATATATATTCCCAATTACAAAGGACCTCCTTTCCGATAAAGCATTCTTGTTTAAAAAGTTATACAACTCAGAAACAAGATTTTGTTTCTGTATAACTAAAGACATTTTAAATCCCAGCGTTATAACCAAAGAATACCTAGTTAGCTTTCTGGTGCTTTTTGCGTTTTTACCAAATTATGCACGATATAGGCAAAACTATTTATTCTTTTTTGATGAAGAAGTGTCTTCAGAAAGAGAGTTTCGGCGGCAAAAAGAAGAATTGCTGAATACGCTCCGCTTGCAGGGCATCAAAAACATTATTACAACGGATCTTGATAAAAAGAAACGAGTAGTAAATGCTGATAAAAAAAGCTTATGTATTACTAATGAAGCATTTAGCCAATATATTACATCATCGGATAAAGGAATTGTTTCGCAAGACTTAATAAAGAAAATCATATCGCCTGACAGCATAGAAAAAAAATGGATAATTCATATTGAATCATCATCTGACTATACCACTAAGAATCAACTAGCCGATCACTTTTCTTCTTTGGTTTCACAGATAAATCCTGTTGTATTTAAGTTATTATCCTTGTATGAAAACGCTGATGATCTTAAAGCCAAATTCGAATTTGAAAAAAGCGCATTACAAATCAAACTAGATAATACCAATGACAACTTGAAAGTTTTACGTAACAATTCTTTGTGGTATGTTTATGAATATGACAAGGTTATTCGTGAAATCGATCATCTAAGAAGGCATGTAGAAAATAATGGGAGTACTCCAGCTTTTGTGCATGTAGAAGCGCCAATAATTGCGAATGATTTCAACCAAAACTCCTTTGAATTAAAAACCAGGCTTGATGAGGTAGTAAAAAACAGAGATACGATTCTTGAGTGGTATATGAAAGAATACGAGGTACTACCAGTTTGGTATAAAAGAGTTGGTCATTTAATAAAAGCTGCAACCGGGAAAAGAACATTCAAATCTCTATTTACTAAGTAATTATTTATTGGAAATACTCATGACCAGAGAAGAAAAACTTTTGTATAAGATTGACAAAACCTTGCTTGGTGTTGAAATTGGCCCAAGCCATAACCCTATTGCTCCAAAAAAATCTGGATTCAACGTTCATATCATTGATCATATGAACAAAGACGAACTTATTAAAAAATACAAAGATCACAATGTAGATCTTTCGAATATTGAGGAAGTAGATTTTGTATGGAAAGGGGAATCATATTCTGAGTTAACCAGAAGAAGTAAATCCTACTCTTGGATACTGGCATCGCATGTAATTGAGCATACGCCAGATATTATATCATTCCTAAACGAATGTGATGCGATTTTAAAAGAAAACGGGGTCTTGTCCCTTGCCATTCCCGATGTTCGATATTGCTTCGACTATTTTCGGCCTATTACCGGCGTTTCTAAAGTAATAGATGCCTATTTGCACAAAAACAAAATCCACACTCCCGGTACAGCAGCTGAATATTTTCTGAATTTTGCAAAAAGAGATGGGAATATTTCTTGGTTTGAGGGATATAGAGGAGAATTAGCACTCGAATTCTCAATAGAGGATGCCTACAATCAGATGAATGCAGTGATAAGAGATAAAATATACCTTGATTTACATTCATGGTGTTTTACTCCAACATCATTCAGGCTTTTAATACAAGACTTGAATTCGCTTGGTCTAATTAATCTTAAAGAGGTGTCCTTCTTTCCCTCGGAAGGATGTGAGTTTTTTATCAAACTTAGCAGAGAAGGAACGGGATATTTAACAAATCGGATAGACGCACTTAAGACAATAAAAGCAGAATTATCAATTTAGATAACTACAACTATTGTACATTATAAAAACTTCATACTTTGAAATGCGAAATAAAATTTCTGCATTTGACATAAAATACATTTAATGCAAAGTCATTCTAAAATATGCTTATTTGTACACTACAATCGTCGAAGTGAAATATCTGACTATGTATTAATTTTCTTAAAGTCACTTTCTACATTACACTATAGAATACTGCTTTTGTCAAATTCCGAGATTTCTGAGCACAGTAGAACAAGGGTTGAAAAGGAAATACCTAACTGCCGTTTTTTTTTGCGGGAAAATAAAGGCGCTGATTTTGGTGCATGGAGCTGGGCATTTGCAAACAATCTTATACCAAAAGATACAGACTATCTACTATTAGCTAATGACAGTGTCATTGGCCCTTTTTTCAATTTAGCCTACCACTTTGAATCCATGTACAAGGACGATCAATCTGATTTTTGGGGATTAACTGACAACTTTCAAGGGGCATGGCATATACAATCGTATTTTTTACTGTTGAATAGGCAGGTTTTACAATCGCATGCCTTCCAAAAAGTATTCTCTCAGAATTTTAATAATAAAACAAAGCTTGAAATTATTAAGGATGGTGAAGTAAGGCTAAGTCAGGAATTGATTGCTGCAGGGTTTAAAGGGAGGGCTTTGTTTCCTTATGAAGATCTCGATTCTGAAAAAGACAGTGTGTTTAGTCAGAATTCAACTCATTTCTATTGGGATACGCTAATAACCAAATTTAAATACCCATTTCTAAAACGTGACCTGCTGCTACAAAATCCTGAAAACATTCGCAATCTAAACTCAGTATTTCACGTAGTTCGGAAAGTTTCCGATTTCAATACAGAATTGATAAAATCAGTTATAGTAAATAGTTTAGAGCCCACATCGCCAGTCACAGTACCGGATAAAAAAATCAGTATATTATGTCATCTTTATTATCCTCATAGTATCTATTACTTCCTTTCAAAGCTCTCTATCTTAAAATCGTTTAAAGCCGATTTTTATTTTAACCTTTCAGATGGATTAATGTATGACGAAGATTTTATAGATGTCCTTACCCGATCTTTCTCAGGATCAGTAATTTTACACACTCCAAACAAAGGACGGGACATCGGGGGGAAGTTTGCTCTGATTGATGCAATGTTAAAGTCCGAAAACAAAACAGATTATACTTTAATCATTCATGATAAGCTTAGCCCGCACACACCAACAGGAAAAACCTGGCGAGATAAACTTTTTAAAGTGATTGAGCCGGAAAGAATTGAGATTGTCCTATCAGAGTTTGAAGCAAATAAAAAAACAGGCATTATAGGCACTAAAGATTTTGTAAAAACTGAATTCAACCCCGATAAAAAAGAATTTGATTGTACAAGTAATGATATCCTCTTACAAAAGCTGAAAGACTATAAGCTTCACCCAAAAGACTTCAACTTCATTGCAGGCACCATTTTTTGGATACGAAGTTCAGTTTTAGAATCATTCTTTACCGAACACAAGCCTCTTGCGATCAGAAAAGATTTTGAAACTGGCAATGCACTTGACTTTACCAAAGGAACATTAATACATGCATGGGAACGATTATTTACGATGATCTCGACATCACAAGGCTATAAAATTAAAGGCATTTAACGTCATGTATCTACATTCATACTTTCTATACGACATATCAGATGTTAAATGTTCGCTCCATTTAAATCTGCCAAATGAGTATCATTTTTGCTTTAAAATAACTGATCAAAATTTATCCTCACTACCCTTTTTTTACACGCATCTTTTGCATTCATCAATAAAGCCGGGGTTCTGTTTTCATATTGACATTAAAGAAAAAAAAGTGGAAGAGATCAATCAGTTTATTCAGGAATATCTCATTCCTTCTTTTTTTCACTACCAATATAAATACGATAGCTTTTCCTCTCCCTTTATTTTAGCTAGTGCTTCCACAAGTTCAAATGCTCCTTTTCTTTCCATATTAAATTGCGCAGGCAGAGAACAGGGCTTTCCCAATATTTCCCCTCTTACTGTAAAAAAATATCATCTCATTAGTACTCTGAACGCAGATGATAAAACTGTAGTTGAGCATTATGCGAATACACTAATGAAAATAAAAGATTTTAATGAACCGATTTTTTTTCAAATCAATTCTATAGATGAAATATCTCCTTTTCTCTTAAAATTGAATAGAGCTGAAATTATATTGGCAGCTAAACACCATCAGTTAATGCAATTTTTTATAGATTACACCAAACTTTATGAAGACAGAAGGCAATTGTCATTTCAAAATGGTGTTTTAGCCCAGTCATTGGAGTCACTAAGCAAATACGGTTCAGATATTAATGAACCTGGCTCTTTTTATAAAAAGAAAATTGCAGACATTGTTAACTTTTATAAAAATGAATATGAAATTCTTCCTCTTTGGTATAAGCGCCTGGGACATATCCTAAAAGTTATTACAGGCAAACGGACCTTTCGATCACTCTATGATGACAATTCAAAAAAATACAAGCTGTGAAGTACTGGCTACTAACAACAGAATATCCTCCATTCTTTGGAGGAGGTATCAGCACCTACTGTTATCATACAGCAAAAATGCTGGAGCAACAGGCACATACAGTTTCTGTTTTTGTAAACGATGCAACTGCTCTGAATACTACCATCGTTAACGATGGTAGTATCAGGATTATTCGTTTCAACGCTACAGCTACAAAGTCATCTGAATTTCTAGGACATGTTACAAATATCAGTTACGAATTTGCCCACATTTTAAAAGAGTTTATTGAGCAAGAAGGTAAACCAGACATAATAGAATCCCAGGAATACCTTGGCATTGCGTACTATCTTTTACAATTTAAACATCTTGGTTACGCATGGTGCAAAGATGTGCCGGTAATTATTACGATGCATTCTCCATCTTTCCTTTACATGGAGTATAATCACGTTTCTGAATTCAGATACCCAAATTACTGGATCTGTGAAATGGAAAGGTTTTGTTTGCAAGCAGCTGATCATGTTATTTCACCAAGCCAATTTATGATTGATGAGCTTAGCAAAAGGTTCACCCTGAATCATACAAATATTTTTGTTATTCCAAACCCATACACATTTCAGGAACAACAATTTACTATTGATGGCGGGAATGAAATTATTTTTTTTGGCAAACTCACTGTTCAAAAAGGAATACTGCAATTACTATACTACTTTAAGCAACTTTGGGATAACGGTTTTCAAAGACCACTGATCTTAATAGGTGGACAGGATATTGTATACCATCCTGAAGGCTTGTCAATGGGTGCAATCGTTCGAAAAAAGTACAGATCTTATATTAACTCAGGCTTACTTAAACTTGAAGACAGGATTGAACCATCAGCAGTTGAAAAACGTCTGGTAAAAGCAGAAGTTGTCATTGTCCCAAGCAATAACGACAACTTGCCCTATGTTACTGCAGAAATGATGAGTTTAGGAAAAATTGTCCTGGTATCAGAACAGGGTGGGCACCGTGAAGTAGTTGAAAACGCAATAAGTGGTTTTATTTTCGACCATGAAAAAGCAGGCTCATTTCAACAGCAATTAACTACTATCCTTGGACTTGATAAGCAAAAGAAACTGGAGATTGGTAGCAGAGCACAGAAAAGAATCAGCGAATATTTCGGCTATCAAAAAGTTTATGAAAATAAAAAACAAATCATTGATCGTGTTATTCTCCAAAGGAGTTATAAAAAAAAGTTTCCATATATTCGGATTAAACAGGATATTTCAAGAATTGACAATATTCCAAAGGGCAATAAAGAACTATCGGTCGTAGTCCCTTTTTATAATATGGGACGTTTCCTGGATGAAACAATTCGTTCGATCAAAAACAGCTCTTGTAAAGTCCATGAAATTATAATTGTTAACGATGGCAGTACGGAAGAAGAAAGCATTCAAAAACTAAACACTTACAGATCTGAAGCTGGGGTAGTTGTCATTGACACAGTTAACACAGGTGTTGGCGCAGCCAGAAATATAGGAATTAAAGCCGCTAGTGGTGAATATATTGCTGTGCTTGATGCAGATGACATTGTTGAACCCGACTACTACGCAACTGCAGCAAGAATATTGTCAACTTATGAGAATGTACATTTTGTTGGTTGCTGGACCCGCTACTTTGAAAACTCAGATAAAATATGGCCAACATTTTCACCAGAGCCGCCATTAATTTTGTACCACAATCTTATCAATTCCAGTGCACTAGTTTTTAAAAAAGAGAGTATTATAGCAGCAGGTTTATATGATACAAAAATGACTTTTGCAGGCCTTGAAGATTACGCATCAGTTGTCTCCATGCTTGCTTCAGGTTATGGTGGAGTAGTTATACCTGAACCACTATTCCGATATAGGGTTCGTAACAATTCAATGATTCGGGATGTTTCCAAGGACAAGAAAAATCTGCTTGTACAGTACATCAGCAATAAGTTTAGTTCTTTTTACAGTAATTATGGCTACGAGTTGGTTAATCTCTATAATACAAATGGTTCTGGTGTTCAACACGATAACCCCTCGTTAGACTATCATCTTTCTGACAAGATTCCTTTCTTAGGAAAGCATTCGCAAAAAGTTATAAAACTCATAAAGCGAAACAGACATACAAAAAACATTGCTTATCAATTATACCGGTTTCTAAAAAAATAATTATGCTTCTAAAAATTGTAAAAGATTGGGTTAGCAGTAACAATAAACTTGAAAGAATTTGGCTTCTTGCTAAGATTGAGTTTAAATTGAGGTACTATGAAAACAAACTGGGTTTGCTTTGGGCACTACTTAAACCCATCATGGACATTTGTATTTACTATGTTGTTTTTAAAATTGTTATGAAATCCGATGTGCCTGCATTTGCTTCATTTCTTTTTATTGGTCTCATAATCTGGAACTTTTTTGTAGAATCTACATCTGGAACCATACAAATTCTTAATACAAAAAAATACTTGTACGAATACAGTAACATGAATAAGCTGGAGATCTATATTTCTACCTTAATGAGTAATGCAATAGGTTTTTTCTTCAATTTCCTAATGTTTTTACTTTTCTATAATTTTCTTGAAAAAGATTCTGTTGGCATAAGCATTCAGAACATTTGGATAGTTGTAATCTTTCTCAACCTTTTCATTCTTTCACTGGGAGTATCACTTATACTCTCTAATATTTACATTATCGCAAAAGATATTTCGCAAATCTGGCTGGTATTTACAAGCTTTCTTTTTTTCTTATCGCCTATTTTTTACAGCTTAAAAGTATTTAAAGAGGCGTTGCCTTCATTTGATTACGGCAACCCTGTTGCCGGGCTCATTATCAATGCTAGAAAAATAATGATGGAAAAAAGTTCGCCTGATTTCACTCTACTTGTCTGGGATTTGGCCTATGCATTGTTTCTGTTTCTTTTAGGATTAGTAGTATTAAACAAACTTGGTTCAAAAGCTGCTGAAAAACTTTAAATAACAAACTATGGAAAAAGTGATCGCATTGAGCGCAAAAAATATCAGTAAGACATTTGAAATATCAGAGGATAGTCACAATACCGTAAAACACAGATTGTTTAACTTATTCAATCCTCCCAGAAGAAAAAAAATACCTGCGTTAAAAATGACCTCGTTCGAGATCAATAAAGGCGAATGTGTGGGATTGTTAGGACGAAACGGATGTGGCAAATCAACACTCGTAAAATTATTAGCAGGCGTATATCCTACCGATACAGGCTATGTAAAAATAAACGGCAGCACCATGCTCATGAATCTAGGTGTAGGTATGAGCCATGAACTGACTGCAAGGGAAAATATTTATGTGTCGGGTTCTGTATTAGGAATGAAGATCAAAGAGATTGATGCCATCTTTGATACGATCGTTGATTTTGCCGAGCTGCGTGAGTTCATTGATACAAAGATCAAGTATTTCTCATCTGGTATGGTTGCCCGTCTTGGATTCTCTATTGCAGTAAATGCTGGTGCAGACATTATGTTCCTAGATGAAATTTTTGCGGTAGGCGATATGAAGTTCCAGGAAAAAGCGATCAAGGTTTTTGAAAGTTCCTGGATACAAGGAAAAACAGTTGTTCTTGTTAGTCACTCAATGGATACAATCCAGAAATACTGCAGTCGTGCCGGTTTTATGAAAAACGGCGAAATGGTCTACTTCGGCAATACTGAAAAAGCAATCGAACTCTACATGGCCGATAATCAATAATCGGCTATGTATTTCTTTTTGTTGCAGCGATGAAGGAGAAAAAGAAGCTCGTGATCATACAACCAAAGCTTCGGCCAAGATATACTTCGAAGATCATCGAAACGATAAAGGCAGTTACAACAAACAGATCGAACATGTTCTGCCGCTTCAGCACATGAAGAAGCGGTAACAG
It encodes the following:
- a CDS encoding ABC transporter permease — encoded protein: MLLKIVKDWVSSNNKLERIWLLAKIEFKLRYYENKLGLLWALLKPIMDICIYYVVFKIVMKSDVPAFASFLFIGLIIWNFFVESTSGTIQILNTKKYLYEYSNMNKLEIYISTLMSNAIGFFFNFLMFLLFYNFLEKDSVGISIQNIWIVVIFLNLFILSLGVSLILSNIYIIAKDISQIWLVFTSFLFFLSPIFYSLKVFKEALPSFDYGNPVAGLIINARKIMMEKSSPDFTLLVWDLAYALFLFLLGLVVLNKLGSKAAEKL
- a CDS encoding ABC transporter ATP-binding protein produces the protein MEKVIALSAKNISKTFEISEDSHNTVKHRLFNLFNPPRRKKIPALKMTSFEINKGECVGLLGRNGCGKSTLVKLLAGVYPTDTGYVKINGSTMLMNLGVGMSHELTARENIYVSGSVLGMKIKEIDAIFDTIVDFAELREFIDTKIKYFSSGMVARLGFSIAVNAGADIMFLDEIFAVGDMKFQEKAIKVFESSWIQGKTVVLVSHSMDTIQKYCSRAGFMKNGEMVYFGNTEKAIELYMADNQ